The Enterococcus sp. 7F3_DIV0205 genome has a window encoding:
- a CDS encoding ABC transporter ATP-binding protein, whose amino-acid sequence MAEQTQNRPRGGRGPGHGAPVEKAKDFKGTLKKLISYIGAYKIPVFFVMIFAIASTVFNIWGPKILSQAITELFNGLIKKYQGTGGIDFNKIGGILLFMLGLYLVASAFGIIQGWIMSTISQKITYRMRKEISEKINRMPMNYFESRTTGEVLSRITNDVDTLGQSLNQSITQLITSVFTIIGVIVMMLSISVQMTGIAILIVPISMILILIVVKNSQKYFKTQQEYLGVINGKVEETIGGYNIVRLFNDEENSLTEFKKQNDVLFKSAWKSQFLSGLMQPIMNFVGNLGYVAVAIFGGILAYNGTITVGDIQAFIQYVRNLTQPIAQLAQVSNLLQSMAAAAERVFEFLEEDEEAQTVPNPVKIDKAKGMVDFEHVRFGYTPDKIIINDFSSHVDPGQTVAIVGPTGAGKTTMVKLLMRFYDVTSGAIKIDGHNIKDFNRADLRKNIGMVLQDTWLFKGTIMENLRYGRLDATDEEVYEAAKAAHVHHFIQTLPGGYNMELNEESSNISQGQKQLLTIARAILADKPILILDEATSSVDTRTEGLIQGAMNNLMAGRTSFVIAHRLSTIKDADKILYMQDGDIKEQGTHEELLAQGGYYASLYNSQFEELDE is encoded by the coding sequence ATGGCAGAACAAACACAAAATCGCCCTCGTGGCGGACGCGGACCTGGGCATGGCGCTCCAGTGGAAAAAGCCAAAGATTTTAAAGGAACACTAAAAAAATTAATCTCCTATATTGGTGCTTATAAAATACCCGTTTTCTTTGTAATGATCTTTGCAATTGCTTCAACCGTATTTAATATTTGGGGTCCAAAAATTTTATCCCAAGCAATCACAGAATTGTTTAATGGTTTAATCAAAAAATATCAAGGAACTGGCGGAATCGATTTTAATAAAATTGGTGGAATCTTACTCTTTATGTTAGGGCTCTACTTAGTGGCATCCGCTTTTGGGATCATTCAAGGTTGGATCATGTCAACGATTTCGCAAAAAATCACATATCGCATGCGTAAAGAAATTTCAGAAAAAATCAATCGTATGCCAATGAATTATTTTGAGAGTCGTACAACGGGTGAAGTCTTATCTCGTATCACCAATGATGTGGATACTCTAGGTCAATCACTAAACCAATCGATCACACAGCTGATTACATCAGTATTCACTATCATTGGTGTTATTGTCATGATGCTATCGATTTCTGTGCAAATGACAGGTATTGCGATTTTGATCGTCCCAATTTCAATGATCTTAATTTTGATCGTTGTGAAAAATTCGCAAAAATACTTTAAAACACAACAAGAATATCTTGGCGTGATCAATGGTAAAGTAGAAGAAACCATCGGTGGTTATAACATCGTACGTCTATTCAACGATGAAGAAAATTCACTTACAGAATTTAAAAAACAAAATGATGTCTTATTCAAATCAGCTTGGAAATCCCAATTTCTTTCAGGTTTGATGCAACCGATCATGAACTTTGTTGGAAATTTAGGGTACGTTGCAGTAGCGATTTTTGGTGGAATATTAGCTTATAATGGCACGATCACGGTCGGAGATATCCAAGCGTTTATCCAATATGTTCGTAACTTAACACAACCTATTGCCCAATTGGCTCAAGTATCAAACTTACTCCAATCAATGGCAGCAGCAGCTGAACGTGTTTTTGAATTTCTTGAAGAAGATGAAGAAGCACAAACAGTACCAAATCCAGTTAAAATCGACAAAGCCAAAGGGATGGTCGATTTTGAACATGTTCGTTTCGGGTATACACCAGACAAAATCATTATCAATGATTTCAGTTCACATGTTGATCCCGGCCAAACAGTGGCAATCGTTGGACCAACTGGTGCAGGTAAAACAACTATGGTTAAATTATTGATGCGTTTTTACGATGTAACATCTGGCGCAATCAAAATCGATGGTCATAATATCAAAGACTTTAATCGTGCAGATTTACGTAAAAATATTGGGATGGTTTTACAAGACACTTGGTTATTTAAAGGAACCATCATGGAAAACTTACGCTATGGTCGTTTAGATGCAACGGATGAAGAAGTCTATGAAGCCGCGAAAGCCGCTCACGTTCATCACTTTATCCAAACGTTGCCTGGTGGTTACAATATGGAATTAAATGAAGAGTCTTCCAACATTTCCCAAGGTCAAAAACAACTTTTAACAATTGCCCGCGCAATCTTAGCTGATAAACCGATTTTGATCCTTGATGAAGCAACATCATCTGTTGATACCAGAACAGAAGGCTTGATTCAAGGTGCTATGAATAATTTAATGGCTGGTCGTACGTCATTTGTTATTGCGCACCGTTTATCAACGATCAAAGATGCGGATAAGATTTTGTATATGCAAGATGGCGATATTAAAGAACAAGGAACACATGAAGAATTACTTGCTCAAGGCGGTTATTATGCGTCACTTT